The Podarcis raffonei isolate rPodRaf1 chromosome 2, rPodRaf1.pri, whole genome shotgun sequence genome window below encodes:
- the GPR27 gene encoding probable G-protein coupled receptor 27, with the protein MANASEFASSSSSPHLPGPGGLLSASGLKLTTLGLILCLSLAGNGLFAWLILKERPLHRAPYYLLLDLCLADGLRSLACFPFVMLSVHSGAGAWPHGALSCKVLAFLAVLFCFHAAFLLFCVGVTRYMAIAHHRFYAKRMTGWTCLAVVCMVWTLSMAMAFPPVFDVGTYKFIREEEQCIFEHRYVKANDTLGFMLMLATVVAATHLVYVKLLFFIHSHRKMKPAQLVPAISQNWTFHGPGATGQAAANWTAGFGRGPTPPTLVGIRQNTTHSQIKRLLVLEEFKTEKRICKMFYMITLLFLLLWSPYIVACYLRVFIKASAIPQVYLTTSVWMTFAQAGVNPILCFIFNKELRVCFRAHFLCCQSIQNTQGTILCDLKNFGM; encoded by the coding sequence ATGGCGAACGCCAGCGAGtttgcaagcagcagcagcagcccgcaCTTGCCCGGCCCCGGCGGCCTACTCAGCGCCTCGGGCCTCAAGCTGACCACGCTGGGCTTGATCCTGTGCCTCAGCCTGGCGGGCAACGGGCTCTTCGCGTGGCTCATCCTCAAGGAGCGGCCCCTGCACCGCGCGCCCTACTACCTGCTGCTGGACCTGTGCCTGGCCGACGGGCTGCGCTCGCTGGCCTGCTTCCCCTTCGTCATGCTGTCGGTGCACAGCGGCGCGGGCGCCTGGCCGCACGGCGCGCTCAGCTGCAaggtgctggccttcctggccgtGCTCTTCTGCTTCCACGCAGCCTTCCTGCTCTTCTGCGTGGGCGTGACGCGCTACATGGCCATCGCGCACCACCGCTTCTACGCCAAGCGCATGACGGGCTGGACCTGCCTGGCGGTGGTGTGCATGGTGTGGACCCTTTCCATGGCCATGGCCTTCCCGCCCGTCTTCGACGTGGGCACCTACAAGTTCATCCGCGAAGAAGAGCAGTGCATCTTCGAGCACCGCTACGTCAAGGCCAACGACACGCTGGGCTTCATGCTCATGCTCGCCACCGTCGTCGCCGCCACCCACCTGGTGTACGTCAAGCTCCTCTTCTTCATCCACAGCCACCGCAAGATGAAGCCCGCTCAGTTGGTGCCGGCCATTAGCCAGAACTGGACTTTCCATGGGCCCGGGGCCACCGGCCAGGCGGCAGCGAACTGGACCGCTGGCTTTGGCCGGGGTCCCACTCCTCCCACTTTGGTGGGCATCCGGCAGAACACCACCCATAGCCAGATCAAGAGGCTGCTGGTCTTGGAGGAGTTCAAAACGGAGAAGAGGATCTGCAAGATGTTCTACATGATCACCCTTCTCTTCCTGCTTCTCTGGTCCCCCTACATTGTGGCCTGTTACCTGCGGGTCTTCATCAAGGCTAGCGCCATCCCCCAAGTCTACTTGACCACTTCTGTCTGGATGACCTTTGCCCAGGCAGGGGTCAACCCCATCCTGTGCTTCATTTTCAACAAGGAGCTCAGAGTCTGTTTCAGAGCTCATTTCCTCTGCTGCCAAAGCATACAAAATACTCAAGGCACCATTCTGTGTGATCTGAAGAATTTTGGGATGTAG